The Erigeron canadensis isolate Cc75 chromosome 1, C_canadensis_v1, whole genome shotgun sequence genome segment CTAGGTCACCCAGAAAATCACCCGTTACGAGAGGCCGTGACCAGGATGATTCGTCAGGATGCCTTGAAGATCTACAGGGATAAAAAagcaaaattcaagaagacttgGTTCACTGACAGGGGTGGGTCACAGAGGCTGGCAGAACTGGAGGGTCAACCTCCGTATGGGATGCCTCCACAGGTGTGGAGTTATCTACTGGGTTACTGGACCAACGAGCCCCGGATGATTGCTGCCCAAAGAAACACGACAAACAGGCagcaacaaaataattttgtcagtACTCACGGTCGACAGTCATACGCTCAGCGTGAATGGCGTTACGATGTAAGTTATACGTAATTATTTATATCCACGTatgtaaacatatatctatacagagatacacatacaaatatataactttgattaatgaATATACAGGAAGATAATGATGGGCGACGTGAGGAGCCGCCTGAGTTTTATTTGCGGGCCCACACGAGACGAAATGGGATGGTGCAGGACGCAGTTAGGCCCATTTATGTAAGATCTTGCACAACacttaaaaaagataattttttgataattttatattaagtataactaattTTGAGTTATTAGTAATTTAATTTTCATGTGCTACAGGAGCGGCTTCTTGATACCCACCAAAGACTTTCCCAAGTGCCCAATACCCCGCCTACGCAGACATATGTGGACGCTTTAGGGACCCGATCGAGACATACTCGTGTGGTTGGGCGTGTGGTTAGGGGAACACGTGGACTGAATGTCCCCCTCCCAGAGGATATAGAGCAACCCTTCCCAACCCAGCAGTCACCGTCCTTTAACGTCAGTGATATGTTCGCCCAGGGTAGCCCTTAGAGCCAGCCATCATTCGAGGCCGGGCCTAGCCCGTCATCATCCCATGTTGGGCCTAGCTCGTCACGGGCCCCCACATAGCGGTTGggtagtgatagtgatagtgatagtgatagtgaaagtgattagttttccatttttttattgtttgtattcatcgtttaactgAAGTGTGATTTCCTTTTGTAATCTTGATTTGCGTGATAtaatcatttgtattttttatgtttttatacatttgttgataaaaaaataattggtatCAACTTTagaaaagtattataaaatcaatgtatatacaacagaaaagtatgaaaaattgttgattgaaacttgttttggaacaacaacaactgaaatacataaaaaatatatacaataaaaaaagtatacataCAAACAACCTATATAAAACATTGAACGGATTTCATCATTTATTACAACCAATTTTGATACGTATCTTCTTGATTTGCGTACGTTAATGCTAGTCGACGTGCAGGATCGGTTGCTTGAAATTCCCATTCCGGATTCTTGTAAGCCATTGGGTAGTCGCCTGCTAATTTCACTGCAAAAAAATAGGTTTCGTCGTTTATGAGAGCAATACTTATCGGTTGTTTGAATAACAGTTGATCTAAGCCGTGATGCATCGGAAATACTGTGCGGGGGTCACGTAGGCTAACGCAGTTGACTATTATACCCAGCTTATTGGCCAGGAGGATATGGAACCACACTTTAATCATGCAATGATCTCTGGGCCGGCTTCTTCCATAATAAGAGGTTCGCAGCGCCGACAACATTCGGTTGCCCTCTGTTTGCCCAAACTTTTGCATGTACCCATCGAGGTCAGATTCATACTCCGCGAGCATCTGCGTACGAACCCACTCTGCACCCATCTCCTCATCTAGCCCCCAAAGCTACAGCGGTAGCTCGAAATCCATAGTTACCGTCTCCTTTGACATTTTGTACGCCTACAACGTACGGCCTTAAGTACGATGGTATCTCACTTAGTACCCAAGCGTAATTTTGGGAAAGACTGGCGTTATACGGTTCCGCAACATACCTAACCCAACTGGCCAATGACTGTGCCTCTGACTCTGGATCTGACACCAGCTCCTGCGTTGTTTCATATATAGGTGCATTTCTAGGTTGTGTACGTGGTGGCCCGAAGATGTCATCAACTAAGTTGGAAAATGGTTGGTCATAGTTGAGCCAATGGTCTTGGGACGTTTCGCcgaatccatataatttttgtgtcacATATGGTGTTTCCCAGACCACGTAGGTTTCCGAAAATGTCAGGATTATCTTTGACCCATTCTAATTCAGGGTGGGATTGATCCTCGAACAAGTTTCGTTTCTCGGGATAACGACAGGACTGGGACGGCTCGTACATACTGTGTCTGGCGGGCTGCGCAGGTGGGGGTTTGTTCAAATTTGGCACCTTGTATTCCCTCGGTCGACTGGACTTGGATTTTCGAAGCCCAGGTGGGTTTTTGTTGAGATCCGGCACCTGGGCCATTAGTAAGAATCAGTTTCCTAAAATGAGGTAgttatatatactgtatttattgaattagacaaaaaaattttttatgtattatgtatacctTTGGCGGCTTTTGTTTCGAGCCGACTGGTCTTCCGCATGTGGTCTTTTGAACAAGAGGATTTTTCACTTGTGTCTTACCGGGcttaaacatgtctttaatttttgacaaccaatgTTTCTTTTGGGCCTTGGGTTGCTGATCCAAGAAATTCGTAAGACCATTAACGACTTTATGGACATCATCTTTTTCGTCTTCGTCTTCTACGCATGTCCACGGTGTTAAGTCAAGCTTTCTCCAAAACGGGTCTATGACATGAGGCTGTATACGAGTCCCTgcatttttttgatataaataagtgTACGAAATTATGtccttttgatgaaaaaatacaagtaataaatcGTACTAACCGCGCTGCATGTACTCGGCAATCTTGCAGGCACATGGTAGCCCGCAACTGGACTGAACCTTGCACCCGCATTTTTTAACATGTCTTTTAAGGACTTTGTCTAAGCGTACAATTTCatcagccatgatgtccaaagctttaagtgaaacctttcccaacaggtccttcatacagttgtaattatgtttccccTTCCGGGTCCCGTTGCTATACCCTAGTTGGCCCCTTATTTCTGTTTCTTGAGCGATCAGgacagaatcaacacattgCAGGATTCTAGTAAATGTGCATTTCCCCCTCAATTCTTTCTTCAGTAGGTGGTGTTCGGCCTCcactctgtttgtggtgtggtttTGGTAGTTAAGGTGTTCATCGACCCAACAGGACACAAACTGCTCTCGGTATGGGGACAACCAATTATCGGTCAGGTACATGTAGACGCCTGGGAAACCTGCAAGTTTTTTCTTTAACTCCTTTTCGTTTGACTTAAACTCGTCAAAAGTCCGAGATTGATAGACTTTTTTCCACCAGTCGTTAAGCCTgtcaatgttaacatctttcttcatccgcaatgccggttcgcagtgcttcattatgttttgccatatatgGTACCTACACAGCAGTTGTTTCGCTTCCGacataacaaccttcaaagctctcatcagggCCAACTCCCTGTCAGTAAGAACGACACGAACAACAAAGCTATCAGCAAGGGTGGACTTGAGACATCGTAACACCCATTGATAATTGGCCTCCCGCTCGTTACGATAAACGCAtacgctaaactgaaggtcttccccgttgaagtcacgctgacgatctcaactagcggcatgttATAGATGTTGGTTTTGTacgtggagtctatttcaataacccaggggaatgcgcgccatagggtcattgatgttagatgaatgaaaaacaggttctccaagcgtccatttttgttatttgtggtaAACTGGTAAAAGTACCTTTCTCCTGCAACAGTGAGAACATTACCTGCGAAAAGTGACCAAGGTATAGTAAATAAGTCAttccaacaacgtagtacaatataa includes the following:
- the LOC122585803 gene encoding uncharacterized protein LOC122585803 — translated: MIRQDALKIYRDKKAKFKKTWFTDRGGSQRLAELEGQPPYGMPPQVWSYLLGYWTNEPRMIAAQRNTTNRQQQNNFVSTHGRQSYAQREWRYDEDNDGRREEPPEFYLRAHTRRNGMVQDAVRPIYERLLDTHQRLSQVPNTPPTQTYVDALGTRSRHTRVVGRVVRGTRGLNVPLPEDIEQPFPTQQSPSFNVSDMFAQGSP